In Leptodesmis sichuanensis A121, the following are encoded in one genomic region:
- a CDS encoding ISAs1 family transposase yields MQPTVKKTVKTIIHQGNDYLICVKANQKSLYERVQAISADCAPVSVYRSTESTRQRQVERIVEVFDCLAGIAPDWLGLRHLVRVQRQGRRQGKSYDQVSYYISSLATTARQFAIAIQGHWGIENRLHWVKDVVLREDECPLKQGHAPANWGLIRSWAINLFRLQGHTSITKAQHRVAHDIEALLLLVQ; encoded by the coding sequence ATGCAGCCCACTGTCAAAAAAACAGTCAAGACCATCATCCACCAGGGCAACGATTATCTGATTTGCGTCAAGGCCAATCAAAAATCCTTGTACGAGCGAGTGCAGGCAATTAGCGCCGATTGTGCCCCGGTGAGCGTCTACCGCAGCACCGAATCTACTCGTCAGCGACAGGTAGAGCGAATCGTAGAAGTCTTTGACTGTTTAGCTGGGATTGCTCCAGATTGGCTAGGCTTACGGCATCTGGTGCGAGTGCAACGTCAAGGACGGCGTCAGGGTAAGTCTTATGATCAGGTCAGTTACTACATCAGCAGTCTGGCCACGACTGCCCGACAGTTTGCCATAGCGATTCAGGGGCATTGGGGCATTGAGAATCGACTGCACTGGGTCAAAGACGTTGTGTTGAGAGAGGATGAGTGCCCCTTAAAACAGGGCCATGCCCCTGCCAACTGGGGTTTGATTCGCAGTTGGGCGATTAATTTGTTCCGCTTGCAGGGCCACACTTCAATCACCAAAGCGCAACACCGAGTTGCACATGACATTGAAGCTCTTTTGCTACTCGTACAATGA
- a CDS encoding ISAs1 family transposase codes for MILRSGKWDLPAYLGDGKLVDMHLGYLMLGLPYGVPYTLDQAYPFVQNARVALGFPDILLQPDEMYVRLIARQSRTGADVVLGLFPCDCPEKAGMVDFNSDNGRVEQIIEKSRQTNLRFMWAAAVWTPAFTQFLHEYVAEQELIISAQSLAEAGKELPIGDVIQAAIATGMRVEAEVFETGVYLDIGIPEDHYAALVTHLQLSCSRLPSDSTIRRAMMRVDFTQLATAFTQWTAPLVEADEAGWFAVDGKALNGSIVAPCETHQQFINLVSVFSHARGLTVATDAYHSHQDSEMATVERLLGALNLEAVRYTLDAAHCQKNSQDHHPPGQRLSDLRQGQSKILVRASAGN; via the coding sequence TTGATCCTGCGATCGGGTAAATGGGATCTGCCTGCCTATTTGGGGGATGGGAAATTAGTGGATATGCATCTGGGCTACCTGATGCTGGGGTTGCCCTATGGAGTGCCCTATACCCTGGATCAAGCCTATCCCTTTGTCCAGAATGCGCGGGTAGCGCTGGGATTTCCGGATATTCTGCTGCAGCCAGACGAGATGTATGTACGGTTGATTGCCCGTCAGTCTCGCACAGGGGCGGATGTGGTGTTGGGACTGTTTCCCTGCGATTGCCCTGAAAAAGCGGGCATGGTGGACTTCAATTCAGACAATGGCCGCGTTGAGCAGATTATCGAAAAATCCCGGCAAACGAACCTGCGCTTTATGTGGGCCGCTGCTGTGTGGACTCCCGCCTTTACTCAGTTCTTGCACGAATATGTAGCTGAGCAAGAATTAATCATCAGTGCTCAGAGCCTAGCTGAAGCAGGCAAGGAATTGCCAATCGGGGATGTGATTCAGGCGGCGATCGCAACGGGGATGCGGGTGGAAGCAGAAGTATTCGAGACAGGAGTTTATCTGGATATCGGCATACCCGAAGATCACTATGCGGCGTTGGTCACCCACTTGCAGTTGTCTTGTTCCCGGTTACCTTCCGATAGCACGATTCGACGTGCAATGATGAGAGTTGATTTCACCCAACTAGCGACGGCCTTTACTCAGTGGACTGCTCCGCTGGTGGAAGCGGACGAAGCGGGCTGGTTTGCGGTGGACGGGAAAGCACTCAACGGCAGTATCGTGGCTCCTTGTGAAACCCATCAGCAGTTTATCAATCTGGTCTCGGTGTTTAGTCATGCACGGGGTCTGACGGTAGCAACGGACGCTTATCACAGCCATCAGGACAGCGAGATGGCAACGGTTGAGCGGTTACTGGGGGCATTGAACCTCGAAGCAGTGCGCTACACTCTCGATGCAGCCCACTGTCAAAAAAACAGTCAAGACCATCATCCACCAGGGCAACGATTATCTGATTTGCGTCAAGGCCAATCAAAAATCCTTGTACGAGCGAGTGCAGGCAATTAG
- a CDS encoding zinc-dependent alcohol dehydrogenase — protein MLAALLYGQEDLRLEQVPDPSPAAGEVVIRVNAATTCGTDLKVWRRGGHAKMLRPPTLFGHEAAGTIVALGAGVTDWQVGDRVVANNSAPCLNCFFCRKQEYSLCQNLLFNNGTFAEYLKIPAPIVQQNLLPIPDDLPFALASMTEPLACVLHGAARANVKPGDRVVILGDGAIGLMFVAALASGQGEWSQDPANQSPFTEVFLFGGNDQRLQIGEKLGAVKTFNYKQVEDVPGLVKQLTDGWGADVVIEATGVPSVWELAIACARPGATVNLFGGCPRDSTITVNTDQLHYSELTLKGVFHNTPQYVRAALNLLTSRTLPLELLLSGEQPLTQLGNVFEAMKQRQVVKVAIVPE, from the coding sequence TTGTTAGCGGCACTATTGTATGGTCAGGAAGATTTACGGTTAGAGCAAGTTCCAGATCCCTCTCCTGCGGCTGGAGAAGTGGTGATCCGGGTGAACGCGGCTACCACCTGTGGCACTGATCTAAAAGTCTGGCGTAGAGGAGGACATGCGAAGATGCTGCGACCTCCTACCCTGTTTGGTCATGAAGCCGCTGGCACGATCGTTGCGCTGGGAGCAGGGGTAACAGATTGGCAGGTGGGCGATCGCGTGGTGGCCAATAACTCGGCTCCTTGCCTCAACTGTTTTTTCTGCCGGAAACAGGAGTATTCCCTCTGTCAGAATTTGCTGTTCAACAATGGCACCTTTGCGGAATACCTGAAGATTCCCGCCCCGATCGTGCAACAAAACCTGTTACCCATTCCCGATGATCTGCCCTTTGCCCTGGCTTCTATGACCGAGCCGCTGGCCTGTGTCTTGCATGGAGCGGCGCGTGCCAATGTGAAACCGGGCGATCGGGTCGTGATCTTGGGCGATGGGGCGATCGGTTTAATGTTCGTGGCAGCGCTGGCCTCTGGACAGGGAGAATGGAGCCAGGATCCAGCTAACCAGTCCCCCTTTACAGAAGTGTTCCTGTTTGGCGGTAATGATCAGCGGCTCCAGATTGGCGAAAAGTTAGGAGCCGTCAAGACTTTTAACTATAAGCAGGTGGAAGACGTGCCCGGTCTGGTCAAACAATTAACCGATGGTTGGGGAGCCGATGTGGTGATCGAAGCGACGGGTGTGCCCTCGGTCTGGGAATTGGCGATCGCCTGCGCCCGTCCGGGAGCTACCGTCAACTTATTTGGCGGCTGTCCGCGAGATTCCACCATTACGGTCAATACCGACCAACTTCACTACAGCGAACTTACGTTAAAGGGAGTCTTTCACAACACCCCGCAATACGTCCGGGCTGCCCTCAATCTGTTAACCAGTCGCACTTTACCCCTGGAATTATTACTCAGTGGCGAACAACCCCTGACCCAACTGGGGAATGTGTTTGAAGCCATGAAGCAGCGGCAGGTGGTAAAAGTGGCGATCGTTCCTGAATGA
- the ctpB gene encoding carboxyl-terminal processing protease CtpB has product MNRTPKRLSLPKLALFGGAVAATAAVSLFGPGLGRVRAALQDSPKAVLDEAWQIVNREYVDGNFNHVDWQATRQSLLSKNYTSKKEAYQALRKALEQLGDPYTRFMDPAQYRSLTDQTSGELSGVGIRLEVNEKTKALTVVEPIENSPALKAGIKPGDHILSINGKSTKGMSVEDASNLIRGDVGTKVNLEIRRPGTTDFTLALTRARIELPTVRYSLNQEGTRRIGYIRLNEFSSHAAEQMRKAIKSLTDQKVDGFVLDLRGNPGGLLQASVEISRMWMDQGAIVRTVDRKGKSEEITNNQTALTKLPLVVLVDGNSASSSEILTGALKDNGRATVVGSQTFGKALVQSVHNLSDGSGLAVTIAHYYTPKGTDISHKGISPDIKIDLTEQDRKQLASNPKLLATPKDPQYAGAISELERIILAQPQRQNPEKQAINLEK; this is encoded by the coding sequence ATGAACCGAACTCCAAAGCGTCTTTCCCTCCCTAAATTGGCATTGTTTGGAGGAGCAGTTGCGGCTACTGCCGCAGTCTCTCTGTTTGGTCCAGGTTTAGGTCGTGTCCGCGCCGCTCTGCAAGACAGTCCTAAGGCTGTATTGGACGAGGCATGGCAGATTGTTAACCGAGAATATGTAGACGGTAATTTCAATCATGTAGATTGGCAGGCAACGCGGCAATCTTTATTAAGTAAGAACTACACGTCCAAAAAGGAAGCTTACCAGGCACTGCGGAAAGCGCTGGAGCAACTTGGGGATCCCTATACTCGATTCATGGATCCGGCTCAGTATCGATCGCTGACAGATCAAACCTCTGGCGAACTCTCTGGAGTGGGGATTCGTTTAGAAGTTAATGAAAAGACCAAAGCGCTAACGGTTGTGGAACCGATCGAGAATTCTCCGGCCCTGAAAGCGGGAATTAAGCCAGGTGATCATATCCTATCCATTAACGGTAAATCCACCAAAGGGATGAGCGTTGAGGATGCTTCCAACCTCATTCGGGGCGATGTCGGAACCAAGGTGAACCTGGAAATCCGTCGCCCAGGAACTACAGATTTCACCCTGGCCTTGACCCGTGCCCGGATTGAATTACCCACGGTACGGTACTCGCTCAACCAGGAAGGTACTCGACGCATTGGTTATATTCGCTTGAATGAATTTAGCTCTCATGCCGCTGAACAGATGCGGAAGGCGATCAAGAGCTTAACCGATCAAAAAGTTGATGGATTTGTGTTGGACTTACGGGGGAATCCCGGTGGTCTCCTGCAAGCCAGTGTAGAAATTAGTCGTATGTGGATGGATCAGGGAGCGATCGTGCGCACGGTCGATCGCAAGGGCAAGAGCGAGGAGATTACCAATAACCAAACCGCGCTGACCAAGCTGCCCCTGGTCGTTCTGGTAGATGGCAATTCTGCCAGTTCTAGTGAGATTTTGACAGGAGCCTTGAAAGACAATGGACGGGCTACCGTTGTAGGCAGTCAAACCTTTGGTAAAGCACTGGTGCAGTCTGTCCATAACCTATCAGATGGTTCCGGTCTGGCTGTGACGATCGCTCACTACTACACCCCCAAAGGGACAGATATCAGCCATAAGGGAATTTCTCCCGATATTAAAATTGACCTGACCGAGCAGGATCGGAAGCAATTAGCATCTAATCCTAAACTCTTGGCAACCCCCAAAGACCCTCAATACGCGGGTGCAATTTCTGAACTGGAAAGAATTATCCTGGCTCAGCCTCAGCGCCAGAATCCCGAAAAGCAAGCGATTAACCTGGAAAAATAA
- a CDS encoding MogA/MoaB family molybdenum cofactor biosynthesis protein, producing the protein MTAIPHPDAAEFAVGCAVMTVSDSRTVQDDRSGQLIQQLLTAAGHQIQAYTLVKDEPAQIQAQIQTLRQQPDIDVLILNGGTGIAPRDTTYEAVAALLAKTLPGFGELFRMLSYQEIGSRAIASRAIAGTIDNQLIFAIPGSTKAVVLAMEKLILPELRHLVSQLREKGA; encoded by the coding sequence ATGACGGCTATTCCCCATCCTGATGCCGCAGAGTTTGCCGTCGGTTGTGCCGTCATGACCGTAAGCGATAGCCGGACGGTGCAGGACGATCGCAGTGGTCAACTTATCCAGCAACTGCTGACAGCCGCCGGACATCAAATCCAGGCTTATACACTCGTCAAAGATGAACCTGCCCAAATTCAGGCTCAAATCCAGACGCTCAGGCAACAGCCTGACATAGACGTATTGATTCTCAATGGGGGCACGGGGATCGCTCCCAGAGACACCACTTATGAGGCTGTCGCCGCGCTGTTAGCAAAGACCCTACCAGGATTTGGTGAACTCTTTCGTATGTTGAGTTACCAGGAAATTGGCTCACGAGCGATCGCCTCCCGCGCCATTGCAGGAACGATCGACAATCAACTGATCTTTGCCATTCCTGGTTCCACAAAAGCCGTAGTTCTGGCGATGGAAAAACTGATCCTGCCAGAGCTACGGCATCTCGTGAGCCAACTGAGAGAAAAAGGGGCTTAA
- the psb28 gene encoding photosystem II reaction center protein Psb28 translates to MAQIQFSRGIDEEVIPDVRLTRSRDGSNGIATFYFQNPKALSNSNTESITGMYLIDEEGEISTREVKAKFINGQPEAIEATYLIKSVEQWDRFMRFMERYAEEHGLGFTKS, encoded by the coding sequence ATGGCTCAAATTCAGTTTTCCAGAGGGATTGACGAAGAGGTAATTCCTGACGTTCGCCTGACTCGCTCGCGGGATGGCAGCAATGGTATAGCGACCTTTTACTTCCAAAATCCCAAAGCGCTCAGCAACAGCAACACCGAAAGCATCACGGGGATGTACTTGATTGACGAGGAAGGAGAAATTAGTACCCGTGAAGTGAAAGCTAAGTTTATCAATGGTCAACCAGAAGCCATTGAAGCGACCTATTTGATTAAATCAGTAGAGCAATGGGATCGGTTCATGCGCTTTATGGAACGGTATGCGGAAGAACACGGACTGGGATTTACGAAGTCCTAA
- a CDS encoding MgPME-cyclase complex family protein codes for MQTYYYVLASQRFINEEPLEEVLKERTRHYQEQEKEIDFWLVHQPAFLEAPELASVKAKCPQPASAIISTNPQFITWLKLRLEFVLTGEFQAPSDSIPQPLASLIPAA; via the coding sequence ATGCAGACCTATTACTACGTGCTGGCTAGTCAGCGATTTATTAACGAGGAACCCCTGGAAGAAGTTTTGAAGGAGCGGACTCGCCACTACCAGGAACAGGAAAAAGAAATCGACTTCTGGTTAGTCCACCAGCCTGCTTTCTTGGAAGCTCCTGAACTGGCCTCTGTAAAAGCAAAGTGCCCCCAACCCGCCAGTGCTATTATTTCCACGAATCCTCAATTTATTACCTGGCTAAAGTTGCGTCTGGAATTTGTGCTAACCGGAGAGTTTCAAGCTCCTTCAGACAGCATTCCGCAACCTCTGGCCTCTCTCATTCCTGCAGCTTAG
- a CDS encoding pyridoxine 5'-phosphate synthase, which produces MPTLGVNIDHIATIRQARRTVEPDPVAAAVLAELAGADGITVHLREDRRHIQDRDVRLLRQTVRTHLNLEMAATDEMVAIALDIKPNYVTLVPERREEVTTEGGLDVAGQVGRMAQVVDELQRAGIPVSLFIDADAKQIDASVLVRAKFIELHTGQYAEAKGEADQQKELKILEEGCKRAIAAGLRVNAGHGLTYWNVYPVACLPGMEELNIGHTIISRAALVGMERAVREMKQAIKGEL; this is translated from the coding sequence TTGCCTACACTGGGTGTCAACATTGACCACATTGCAACCATCCGACAAGCCCGCCGCACCGTGGAACCTGACCCAGTAGCGGCGGCTGTCTTGGCAGAGTTAGCCGGAGCCGATGGCATCACCGTGCATTTGCGGGAAGACCGGAGGCATATTCAGGATCGGGATGTGCGCTTGCTGCGGCAAACGGTGCGAACTCACCTGAACCTGGAAATGGCCGCAACCGATGAGATGGTGGCGATCGCCCTGGACATCAAACCCAATTACGTCACCCTGGTTCCCGAACGACGGGAAGAAGTGACCACAGAAGGCGGATTGGATGTTGCGGGGCAGGTTGGGCGCATGGCTCAGGTAGTGGATGAACTGCAACGAGCCGGAATTCCCGTCAGTCTATTTATTGATGCAGATGCGAAACAAATTGATGCTTCAGTGCTGGTGAGAGCTAAATTTATTGAACTACACACGGGGCAGTACGCCGAAGCCAAGGGAGAAGCAGACCAACAGAAAGAGTTGAAAATTCTGGAAGAGGGCTGTAAACGGGCGATCGCCGCTGGCTTACGGGTGAATGCGGGCCACGGTCTCACCTACTGGAATGTCTATCCTGTGGCCTGCCTACCAGGAATGGAAGAACTGAACATCGGCCATACCATTATCAGCCGTGCCGCTCTCGTCGGAATGGAACGCGCCGTCCGGGAAATGAAACAAGCCATCAAGGGAGAGTTATAA
- the leuS gene encoding leucine--tRNA ligase, which produces MESRYTPAEIEEKWQKDWAEQGLYKTSEDPSKPKFYALSMFPYPSGNLHMGHVRVYTIVDVIARIRRMQGYRVLNPMGWDAFGLPAENAAIERGIHPAKWTYQNIDQMRQQLDQLGISFDWEREVTTCSPDYYRWTQWIFLQFFQAGLAYQKEATVNWDPIDQTVLANEQVDSEGRSWRSGAKVERKQLRQWFLKITDYADQLLTDLDQLSGWPEKVRLMQANWIGKSTGAQVTFTTKTGDAIVVFTTRPDTLWGATFMVLSPEHPLVEKLTTKKQAKAIKAYQEAAAAKSDIDRTAEGREKTGVWTGSYAINPVNEAKIPIWIADYVLMDYGTGAIMAVPAHDQRDFEFARQFNLPIQVVVQPEGETLDGATMTAAHPGDGVMVNSGPLNGIPAGKEKGQSVEAAIQWLEKHGKGKGTANYRLRDWLISRQRYWGAPIPIVHCPQCGAVPVPETDLPVRLPEDVEFSGRGASPLAKLDSWMNVPCPTCGTAARRETDTMDTFIDSSWYFLRYPDAKNEQQVFDPDKINSWMPVDQYVGGIEHAILHLLYSRFFTKVLRDRGLLNCDEPFQRLLTQGMVQGKTYKNPRTGKYVIPANITDFANPIDPETGEALEVVYEKMSKSKYNGVAPGDVVNKYGADTARMFILFKAPPEKDLEWDEADVEGQFRFLNRVWRLVTEFVDRRSPIADQHSALSKDEKDLRRAIHIAIKEVTDDLQGDYQFNTAVSELMKLSNALTDASCKDTAVYAEGIRTLLILLAPFAPHIAEELWHELGHTDSIHTQSWPAVDPDALVADEITLVIQVMGKTRGTIQVPANADKAALEQYARESEIARRHIEGKEIKKVIVVPGKLVNFVLG; this is translated from the coding sequence GTGGAATCCCGTTATACCCCCGCTGAGATTGAGGAAAAGTGGCAAAAAGATTGGGCCGAGCAAGGGCTGTACAAAACTTCTGAGGATCCCAGCAAGCCCAAGTTCTATGCCCTGTCGATGTTTCCCTATCCATCGGGCAACCTGCATATGGGCCACGTTCGCGTTTACACGATCGTCGATGTGATCGCCCGGATTCGCCGCATGCAGGGATATCGGGTATTGAATCCAATGGGTTGGGATGCTTTTGGGTTACCTGCGGAAAATGCCGCGATCGAACGGGGCATTCATCCTGCTAAGTGGACGTATCAGAATATTGATCAGATGCGGCAGCAACTCGATCAACTGGGCATCTCCTTTGACTGGGAGCGGGAAGTCACCACCTGTTCGCCGGATTATTACCGCTGGACACAGTGGATTTTCTTGCAATTCTTCCAGGCCGGATTGGCCTATCAAAAAGAGGCGACGGTCAACTGGGATCCGATCGACCAGACGGTATTGGCAAATGAGCAGGTGGATAGTGAAGGGCGATCGTGGCGATCGGGCGCGAAGGTCGAACGCAAACAGTTACGGCAATGGTTTTTGAAAATTACTGACTATGCCGATCAATTGCTCACCGATCTGGATCAGTTGAGCGGTTGGCCAGAAAAAGTCCGCTTGATGCAGGCCAACTGGATCGGCAAATCGACGGGTGCTCAAGTTACTTTCACAACGAAAACCGGGGATGCGATCGTCGTTTTCACGACTCGTCCCGATACCTTGTGGGGAGCCACCTTTATGGTGTTGTCGCCAGAGCATCCCCTGGTGGAGAAATTGACAACGAAGAAGCAGGCCAAAGCCATCAAAGCCTACCAGGAAGCTGCCGCCGCCAAGAGTGATATCGATCGCACCGCTGAAGGCCGGGAAAAAACCGGGGTATGGACGGGCAGCTATGCGATTAACCCGGTGAATGAGGCCAAAATCCCGATCTGGATTGCCGATTATGTGCTGATGGATTATGGCACTGGGGCGATCATGGCGGTTCCGGCCCACGATCAACGCGACTTTGAATTTGCCAGACAGTTCAATTTGCCGATTCAAGTGGTCGTCCAACCGGAAGGCGAAACCTTGGATGGGGCCACCATGACGGCAGCTCATCCGGGAGATGGAGTGATGGTCAACTCTGGCCCGCTGAATGGGATTCCCGCTGGGAAGGAAAAGGGACAGAGTGTGGAAGCCGCGATTCAGTGGTTGGAAAAGCATGGCAAAGGCAAGGGCACGGCTAACTATCGCTTGCGGGATTGGTTGATTTCCCGGCAGCGGTATTGGGGGGCACCGATTCCGATCGTTCACTGTCCTCAGTGCGGAGCCGTTCCCGTTCCAGAAACCGATCTGCCTGTTCGCCTGCCAGAAGATGTGGAGTTTTCCGGTCGGGGAGCCTCGCCCCTAGCTAAGTTGGACTCCTGGATGAATGTGCCCTGCCCCACCTGTGGCACCGCTGCCCGACGGGAGACAGACACAATGGATACCTTCATCGATTCCTCCTGGTACTTCTTGCGCTATCCTGATGCGAAGAATGAACAGCAGGTGTTTGATCCGGACAAAATCAATAGCTGGATGCCAGTTGACCAATATGTAGGGGGGATTGAACACGCCATTTTGCACCTGTTGTATTCCCGGTTTTTTACAAAGGTACTGCGCGATCGCGGCTTGCTCAACTGTGACGAACCCTTCCAGCGGTTGCTGACTCAGGGGATGGTGCAGGGCAAGACCTATAAAAATCCTCGCACTGGCAAGTATGTGATTCCGGCTAACATCACTGACTTCGCCAATCCCATCGATCCAGAGACAGGTGAAGCATTGGAAGTGGTCTACGAAAAAATGTCCAAGTCCAAATACAATGGGGTCGCGCCCGGAGACGTGGTAAACAAGTACGGAGCCGATACCGCTCGTATGTTCATTCTGTTCAAAGCGCCTCCTGAGAAGGATCTGGAATGGGATGAAGCGGACGTAGAAGGACAGTTTCGCTTTTTGAATCGGGTGTGGCGATTGGTGACGGAGTTTGTTGATCGGCGATCGCCGATCGCCGATCAACACTCCGCACTTAGCAAGGACGAAAAAGATTTACGTCGCGCCATTCACATCGCGATTAAAGAAGTGACGGATGACTTGCAGGGCGACTATCAGTTTAATACCGCTGTATCCGAATTGATGAAGTTAAGCAATGCGTTGACGGATGCGTCCTGTAAAGACACTGCCGTTTATGCAGAAGGCATTCGGACTTTGCTGATTTTGCTGGCTCCCTTTGCGCCTCATATCGCCGAAGAACTCTGGCATGAGTTGGGGCACACGGATTCAATCCACACCCAATCCTGGCCAGCGGTGGATCCAGATGCACTGGTAGCGGATGAAATTACCCTGGTGATTCAAGTGATGGGCAAGACACGGGGCACAATTCAGGTTCCGGCTAATGCGGATAAAGCGGCACTGGAACAATATGCCCGTGAGTCTGAAATTGCCAGGCGGCATATCGAGGGCAAGGAGATCAAGAAGGTAATTGTGGTACCGGGTAAGCTGGTGAACTTTGTTTTGGGATGA
- a CDS encoding branched-chain amino acid ABC transporter permease, with product MVGYLVSLIIFTATYALFSLGLNLQWGYTGLLNFGHVAFMTVGAYTTVLLSIAGVPLLIATLVGAVLAAGLGLVLGFSTLRLREDYLAIVTIGAAEVIRLIALNEEWLTRGALGVPNFPLPLEALTRPTVASKIGMIALWTAIFVWAGWQLLSWMRHRVDRFGKTVATEKQSQSRSKLIWGTAVFILGLVLYGSGANALWDYSYKAGLMLLLVTVLALVYWRLEILVKSPWGRVLKAIREDEEVARALGKNVFWYKLQALMLGGAIAGVAGAFYAWNLTFINPDGFIPLITFQAWIIVVLGGSGNNAGTLLGAVIFWMYNTVTRFVLPAIVPLDDARLGAFRIMVIGLLLIVLMMVRPQGILGKKEELSLGR from the coding sequence ATGGTTGGCTATCTTGTTTCGCTGATCATCTTTACGGCTACCTACGCTTTATTCAGTCTGGGATTGAATTTGCAATGGGGCTATACAGGCTTGCTCAACTTTGGGCATGTGGCCTTTATGACGGTGGGAGCGTATACTACGGTACTGCTCAGTATTGCGGGAGTCCCGTTGCTGATCGCCACTCTGGTAGGGGCGGTGTTGGCGGCAGGACTCGGTTTAGTCTTGGGATTCTCTACCCTGCGCTTGCGGGAAGACTACCTGGCGATCGTCACCATTGGAGCCGCCGAGGTGATTCGACTGATCGCCTTAAATGAAGAATGGCTCACCCGTGGAGCACTGGGAGTTCCCAACTTTCCCCTACCCCTGGAAGCACTGACCCGCCCCACCGTCGCCAGCAAAATTGGCATGATTGCCTTGTGGACAGCCATTTTTGTCTGGGCGGGCTGGCAGTTACTGAGTTGGATGCGGCACAGGGTCGATCGCTTTGGCAAAACAGTCGCCACCGAGAAGCAAAGCCAGTCCAGGAGTAAGTTGATCTGGGGAACGGCGGTGTTTATTCTGGGTTTGGTGCTGTATGGGTCGGGAGCGAACGCCCTTTGGGATTATTCCTACAAAGCGGGCTTGATGCTGCTGCTGGTTACGGTACTGGCACTGGTGTACTGGCGGCTGGAAATCCTCGTCAAATCACCCTGGGGGCGGGTACTGAAAGCAATTCGGGAAGATGAAGAGGTCGCTCGCGCACTGGGTAAGAATGTCTTCTGGTACAAGTTACAAGCCCTGATGCTGGGCGGGGCGATCGCAGGCGTAGCAGGAGCCTTTTATGCCTGGAACCTGACGTTTATTAATCCGGATGGCTTTATTCCCCTGATCACCTTTCAGGCATGGATTATCGTAGTGTTAGGAGGCTCTGGTAATAATGCTGGGACGTTGCTGGGAGCGGTGATTTTCTGGATGTATAACACCGTCACCCGCTTTGTCTTACCTGCGATCGTGCCCCTGGATGATGCCCGCTTAGGAGCCTTCCGGATTATGGTGATTGGCCTGCTGTTAATCGTGTTGATGATGGTTCGGCCTCAAGGCATTTTAGGTAAGAAGGAGGAATTGAGCCTTGGTCGATGA
- a CDS encoding ABC transporter ATP-binding protein: MVDEPTNPLNPEIEALLNPSLTEQSKILTEVEAVQAAQSSELPLLVASGLNKSFGGIRAIDNAAIEVRKGSITGLVGPNGAGKTTLFNLLLNFIRSDSGRVLFDGEPIHHLPPYRIARMGMVRTFQVARALSRMSVMDNMLLAAQKQTGENFWMTWFKQREIAQEEKQQRQKAMEILESIGLAHMAAEYAGALSGGQRKLLEMGRALMTDPKLILLDEPAAGVNPTLINQICDRIQRWNREGLTFLIIEHNMDVIMSLCDRVWVLAEGRNLAAGTPAEIQSNPEVLEAYLGQ; this comes from the coding sequence TTGGTCGATGAACCCACAAATCCCTTAAATCCTGAGATCGAAGCCCTGCTCAATCCCTCCTTAACCGAGCAATCCAAAATTTTGACAGAGGTCGAGGCGGTACAGGCGGCTCAGTCCTCAGAATTGCCCTTGTTGGTTGCCAGTGGACTGAACAAAAGTTTTGGTGGTATCCGGGCGATCGACAATGCCGCGATCGAGGTGCGGAAAGGCAGCATTACCGGATTGGTAGGGCCAAATGGAGCCGGGAAAACGACTCTGTTTAATCTGCTGCTCAACTTCATTCGTTCTGATAGTGGTCGGGTGTTATTTGATGGGGAACCCATTCACCATCTGCCCCCTTACCGGATTGCCCGCATGGGGATGGTGCGTACCTTCCAGGTCGCTCGTGCCCTGTCCCGTATGTCCGTGATGGACAATATGTTGCTGGCGGCCCAAAAGCAAACCGGAGAAAACTTCTGGATGACCTGGTTTAAGCAACGGGAGATCGCTCAGGAAGAAAAACAACAACGCCAGAAGGCTATGGAGATTCTGGAGTCGATCGGCTTAGCACACATGGCCGCTGAATATGCTGGGGCACTGTCGGGTGGACAGCGTAAATTGCTGGAAATGGGACGCGCGCTGATGACCGACCCCAAGTTGATCCTGCTGGATGAACCTGCTGCAGGCGTGAATCCTACGTTAATTAATCAGATTTGCGATCGCATCCAGCGCTGGAACCGGGAGGGACTCACCTTCCTGATCATTGAACACAACATGGATGTGATTATGTCCCTGTGCGATCGGGTTTGGGTCTTAGCTGAAGGCCGCAATCTGGCTGCAGGTACTCCCGCCGAAATTCAATCCAACCCCGAAGTCCTGGAAGCTTATTTAGGGCAGTAG